Proteins encoded by one window of Paenibacillus sp. DCT19:
- a CDS encoding flagellar motor protein MotB, translating to MSRRSNRRAKREPGEHRDRWMITYADLITLLLIFFVIMYAMSNPDSGKYNVVTQSLQNTFNQSNSILEGGSGIVGETVTKPTPPDNEEQNPTDTDPEPDTTDSDNQPLTEREKQFRSQEEELQNLFNTITQYIEDNSLNDQIFVADKPQGISITLSDRFLFDQGQAALKDNAAPILSKLASLFRNLNTVVSIEGHTDNVPIGANSSYKDNWQLSGERALSILRFFLDQEKLDPDGFQYAGYADTRPTGDNSTEAGRQKNRRVEITVLRQLQP from the coding sequence ATGAGTCGGCGCAGTAATCGGCGCGCAAAACGTGAGCCTGGTGAACATCGGGATCGTTGGATGATTACTTATGCTGATCTCATCACCCTTCTGCTGATATTCTTTGTCATTATGTACGCGATGAGTAATCCGGATTCCGGTAAATATAATGTTGTGACACAATCGCTGCAAAATACGTTTAACCAATCGAATTCCATACTTGAAGGTGGTAGTGGCATTGTAGGCGAAACGGTTACGAAACCTACTCCACCCGACAATGAAGAACAGAATCCTACGGATACAGATCCGGAGCCGGATACTACCGATAGTGATAACCAGCCTCTCACAGAGCGGGAGAAGCAATTCAGGTCACAGGAAGAAGAGCTGCAAAATCTATTCAATACGATTACACAGTATATCGAGGATAACAGTCTCAATGATCAGATTTTTGTGGCGGACAAACCACAAGGCATCTCTATTACGCTAAGCGATCGTTTTCTGTTTGATCAAGGACAGGCCGCACTGAAAGATAATGCTGCACCCATACTTAGCAAACTTGCAAGTCTATTCCGTAACTTGAACACTGTTGTTAGCATCGAAGGTCACACCGATAACGTACCTATTGGAGCCAACTCTTCCTATAAAGATAACTGGCAGTTGTCTGGTGAACGTGCCTTATCCATCCTGCGATTTTTCCTAGATCAAGAAAAGCTGGATCCCGACGGATTCCAATATGCCGGATATGCAGACACACGACCTACTGGAGATAACTCCACCGAGGCTGGCCGTCAGAAGAATCGGCGCGTAGAAATTACGGTGCTACGACAATTACAACCTTAA
- a CDS encoding molecular chaperone HscC encodes MTIIGIDLGTTNSLVSCWFNGEPQIIPNALGNRLTPSVVSVDENEEIVVGEIARERLITHPERTASVFKRYMGTGRTFELGTYQFLPEELSAFILKSLKADAEAYLGETVTEAVISVPAYFNDAQRKATKRAGQLAGLQVERLLSEPTAAAIAYGLHQHEPETKFLVFDLGGGTFDVSVLELFDQIMEVKSVAGDNFLGGEDFTRLLVDSFTEEHQIQQESLSNKEQSALWKQAELCKQAISNGRESKMMLTLEEGLKELVVDRARFDLAAKPLLARLQRPVERALRDASVKLSELDAVILVGGATRMPIIYSFTGKLFGRLPANHLHPDEAVALGVGIQAAMKERHQDLEEVILTDVCPYTLGTSVSVRLDNGGFESGMFSPIIERNTVIPVSKMERYYTLHHNQTLITVDIYQGESRLAKNNVKLGEVPISVPPAPAGDQAIDVRFTYDINGILEVEVSSVETGEKKVAVIQGKDNDLSQEEIAERFKALEAIKIHPRDRMENRLLLARGERMYEESLAEQRVVIAEVMLRFEETLKRQDDREIKKEAQKLKEVLDQIERVRE; translated from the coding sequence ATGACAATCATAGGTATAGATCTAGGAACAACGAATAGTTTAGTATCTTGCTGGTTTAATGGAGAGCCTCAGATTATCCCAAATGCGCTTGGCAATCGTTTGACGCCTTCTGTGGTAAGTGTGGATGAGAATGAGGAGATTGTAGTAGGGGAGATTGCTAGAGAACGTTTGATTACACATCCGGAGAGAACAGCTTCTGTATTCAAAAGATACATGGGTACTGGGCGAACATTTGAACTGGGTACATATCAATTTTTACCGGAAGAATTATCTGCGTTTATTTTGAAATCACTCAAGGCAGATGCGGAGGCGTATCTTGGAGAGACAGTGACTGAGGCTGTGATTAGTGTACCGGCTTATTTCAATGATGCACAGCGTAAGGCAACGAAGCGTGCAGGGCAATTGGCTGGGCTTCAAGTGGAACGTTTGCTTAGCGAGCCCACTGCCGCGGCTATTGCTTATGGTTTACATCAACATGAACCGGAAACCAAGTTTCTGGTATTTGATCTAGGAGGCGGTACGTTTGATGTATCCGTACTGGAATTATTTGATCAGATCATGGAAGTGAAATCTGTCGCTGGAGATAATTTTCTGGGAGGCGAAGATTTTACACGTTTACTCGTGGATTCGTTTACTGAGGAACACCAAATACAGCAGGAGAGCTTATCCAACAAGGAACAGTCGGCGCTTTGGAAGCAGGCAGAGCTGTGTAAGCAGGCGATTAGCAATGGTCGTGAAAGTAAGATGATGCTAACACTTGAAGAGGGATTGAAGGAGCTGGTTGTAGATCGTGCGCGTTTTGATCTGGCGGCCAAGCCACTGTTAGCTCGTTTACAGAGACCTGTTGAACGTGCATTACGTGATGCATCCGTTAAACTGAGTGAACTGGATGCTGTGATCCTCGTAGGCGGGGCAACACGCATGCCGATCATCTACTCGTTTACCGGTAAATTGTTCGGAAGGCTGCCTGCGAATCATTTACATCCAGATGAAGCGGTAGCGCTAGGTGTAGGTATTCAGGCTGCGATGAAGGAACGACACCAAGACCTGGAGGAAGTAATTCTAACCGATGTATGTCCGTATACTTTAGGTACTTCTGTCTCCGTGCGACTGGACAATGGAGGGTTTGAATCAGGAATGTTCTCGCCGATCATTGAACGTAATACGGTTATCCCTGTAAGCAAAATGGAACGTTATTATACGCTGCATCATAATCAAACTTTGATCACCGTTGACATTTACCAGGGGGAGAGTCGGCTAGCTAAAAATAATGTGAAATTGGGCGAGGTACCCATAAGCGTCCCGCCAGCTCCAGCCGGGGATCAAGCAATCGACGTTCGTTTTACATATGACATCAACGGGATTTTAGAAGTGGAGGTCTCATCTGTGGAGACAGGGGAGAAAAAGGTTGCTGTCATCCAAGGAAAGGATAATGATCTGTCCCAAGAGGAAATTGCGGAGCGCTTCAAAGCACTGGAAGCCATCAAAATTCATCCGCGCGACCGGATGGAGAATCGTTTGTTGTTAGCTCGTGGCGAGCGTATGTATGAAGAATCGTTAGCAGAACAGCGAGTGGTGATTGCCGAGGTTATGCTGCGGTTCGAAGAGACACTTAAACGTCAGGATGATCGTGAAATTAAGAAAGAAGCACAGAAACTCAAGGAAGTTTTGGATCAAATAGAACGTGTTCGAGAGTGA
- a CDS encoding ABC transporter permease, with protein MNSLHIAWLMIRRTLGRKRGVITFLLLPCLVVTGTVFLFGNEQASRAIIPYVNEDQGVAGEWIISQLGHKEEYLLKPLSTEAEVKEAIARQEGSTGLVIPAQYTENLLLGKQAPLELIEMRVSEESYTFRAAVDGMTVGLNQLASAVHAGTGEVSNIASDQQTNQEKLEKLLQETDKSAITGKAVDLQIYPKPGLNNVTGFTIMFMMGLLTSAVSVILEDRRQLTMARVYTAPVRSYEIAVGNFLGSFIIGIIQIVLVLGISRWVLHYDAGLSFGVHFLILAAFMLVSMGIASAVAGLIRESKNANMLNSLIITPTCMIGGCFWPLSIMPEYMQKIANFVPQKWTIQAVETISAGGTLSDIQLPLLILFGMAAILLAVGSVILRPSERGMDA; from the coding sequence ATGAATAGTCTACATATCGCCTGGCTTATGATTAGACGAACGTTGGGGCGTAAACGAGGAGTCATTACGTTTCTGCTCCTGCCTTGTTTAGTTGTGACAGGTACGGTATTTCTATTTGGCAATGAGCAGGCGAGTCGAGCGATCATTCCGTATGTCAATGAGGATCAAGGTGTAGCTGGTGAATGGATCATAAGCCAGCTTGGTCATAAAGAGGAGTACTTACTCAAGCCGTTGAGTACAGAAGCTGAAGTGAAGGAAGCTATTGCTCGGCAAGAGGGAAGCACAGGACTTGTTATTCCGGCGCAGTATACAGAGAATCTGTTACTTGGGAAGCAAGCTCCACTGGAACTGATCGAAATGCGTGTGAGTGAAGAATCCTACACATTCAGAGCTGCCGTAGACGGGATGACCGTAGGGTTGAATCAATTGGCATCAGCCGTACACGCCGGAACAGGTGAAGTTTCGAATATAGCTTCAGATCAACAGACGAATCAAGAAAAATTGGAAAAACTACTACAGGAAACAGACAAATCTGCTATTACAGGTAAAGCTGTTGACCTACAGATCTATCCGAAGCCGGGTCTAAATAATGTGACTGGGTTTACGATCATGTTTATGATGGGTTTATTGACAAGCGCTGTATCCGTTATTCTGGAAGATCGCAGACAGTTAACGATGGCGAGAGTCTATACCGCACCAGTACGATCTTATGAAATTGCAGTCGGCAATTTCCTGGGGAGTTTTATCATCGGTATCATTCAAATTGTTCTAGTATTAGGCATTAGCCGATGGGTGCTGCATTATGACGCTGGCCTTTCATTTGGTGTACATTTCCTCATTCTGGCAGCATTTATGTTAGTCTCCATGGGAATTGCGAGTGCCGTTGCTGGATTGATCCGCGAGTCTAAAAATGCAAACATGTTAAATTCGCTTATCATCACACCAACTTGTATGATCGGTGGGTGCTTCTGGCCACTCTCAATTATGCCTGAATATATGCAGAAGATCGCTAACTTTGTTCCGCAAAAATGGACGATTCAAGCTGTGGAGACGATCTCCGCTGGAGGCACGTTGTCTGATATCCAGCTCCCTTTACTGATTTTGTTTGGTATGGCAGCTATTCTACTTGCTGTAGGTTCAGTCATTTTGCGCCCTAGTGAACGCGGTATGGATGCATAA
- a CDS encoding ABC transporter permease, with amino-acid sequence MNMWHICAFELRRILKIRSVLLNLFILPLLLIFILGTALSGTMGSGEDAVIKSVRVGIIHSTEATENSVVDEALQAFLTSPAISDMLKVRDMASEEDAISALRQGELDFAVILPSGLQDQLVAGKGAELQWILGKDNTLNMVGQTVFTRFTDELNRQVAIAKVLGPEVIAAMASVPDTDLTEPTYITTSSPGKAGNSYSASQYYAASMLAMFMLYSGLTTISSLFSEKDKKTLIRLQAAPIGNGIIFAGKIAGNSLLAFMQAIIIIVMTYWLYGVNWGSHPWLIILICVLITIASMTIGIIVALVSKNATSASGMMQAIIIAMTFISGGFTPIAVDLVHRISEFTVNHWALQSFLRMMLDSPVSEIMHNIVMLGVVSSVLILIAGVIYRKVGYRYE; translated from the coding sequence ATGAACATGTGGCATATATGTGCTTTTGAGCTTAGACGTATTTTGAAAATACGAAGTGTATTATTAAATCTATTTATACTTCCATTACTTCTGATCTTTATATTAGGTACAGCTCTGTCGGGAACGATGGGATCGGGTGAAGATGCTGTTATTAAATCTGTTCGAGTTGGCATCATTCATTCTACAGAAGCAACAGAGAATTCCGTTGTAGATGAGGCTTTACAGGCATTTTTGACCTCTCCAGCGATATCAGACATGTTGAAGGTAAGGGATATGGCTTCAGAGGAAGATGCCATAAGTGCTCTCAGACAGGGAGAATTGGATTTTGCTGTAATCCTACCAAGTGGTCTACAGGATCAGCTTGTGGCAGGTAAAGGCGCAGAATTGCAGTGGATATTGGGCAAAGACAACACGCTTAATATGGTGGGGCAGACTGTATTTACAAGGTTCACAGATGAACTGAACAGACAGGTCGCCATTGCAAAAGTGCTTGGTCCAGAAGTGATCGCAGCGATGGCATCTGTGCCAGATACGGATCTGACAGAGCCTACCTATATCACCACAAGTAGTCCGGGTAAGGCAGGCAATTCTTACAGTGCATCGCAATATTACGCAGCCTCCATGCTGGCTATGTTTATGCTCTACTCTGGCCTGACGACGATTAGTAGTTTGTTCTCGGAAAAGGACAAAAAAACGTTGATTCGGCTTCAGGCAGCTCCAATAGGAAATGGCATTATCTTTGCCGGGAAAATTGCTGGAAACAGCCTGCTTGCCTTCATGCAAGCCATCATTATTATTGTCATGACCTATTGGTTGTACGGCGTGAATTGGGGGAGCCATCCTTGGTTGATTATCCTGATCTGTGTGTTGATTACAATCGCTTCAATGACGATTGGCATTATCGTAGCACTCGTTAGCAAAAATGCGACATCAGCAAGTGGGATGATGCAAGCCATCATTATTGCAATGACGTTCATCAGCGGTGGTTTTACACCGATTGCCGTTGACTTGGTACACCGAATAAGCGAATTTACAGTCAATCATTGGGCTCTACAGAGCTTCTTACGAATGATGCTAGATTCTCCTGTGAGCGAGATTATGCATAATATCGTCATGCTTGGTGTCGTTAGCTCCGTTCTGATTCTAATCGCAGGTGTAATCTACAGAAAGGTAGGGTACCGCTATGAATAG
- a CDS encoding ABC transporter ATP-binding protein: protein MPMLEVDQVVKRYGNKLSVDHLNLSVNKGEIFGLLGPNGAGKSTTISMIAGLLKMDQGEIRLDGISVKERPLDVKRKIGLVPQDLALYETMTAADNVTFFARLYGLRGKLLKERVQESLEFVGLQDKAKEVPSTFSGGMKRRLNIACAIMHRPDLIIMDEPTVGIDPQSRNHILESVRTLNNMGSTIIYTSHYMEEVAAISHRVAIMDQGHIIACGTEKELRERVASTEKIVLTTSVINPGAIEEMKLHPRVKNVEVADDTITITVPSAQQDMQDMLFICNKHDLAIQSLQVEEPDLETLFLNLTGRTLRD from the coding sequence ATGCCAATGCTTGAAGTGGATCAGGTCGTCAAACGTTACGGCAACAAGCTGTCGGTGGATCATCTGAATCTGAGCGTGAATAAAGGTGAGATTTTTGGATTATTAGGTCCAAATGGTGCAGGGAAAAGCACAACTATCAGTATGATTGCTGGGCTACTAAAAATGGATCAAGGCGAAATTCGCCTGGATGGCATCTCGGTTAAGGAACGGCCACTAGATGTAAAGCGCAAGATCGGTCTGGTACCACAGGATCTGGCATTGTACGAAACGATGACTGCGGCGGATAATGTCACCTTTTTTGCTAGATTGTATGGATTACGCGGCAAGCTACTGAAGGAGAGGGTACAGGAGTCGCTTGAATTTGTAGGTTTGCAGGACAAAGCCAAAGAAGTACCCTCCACTTTCTCAGGTGGAATGAAACGGAGACTGAACATTGCATGTGCAATTATGCATCGGCCGGATCTCATTATTATGGATGAACCAACGGTCGGCATAGATCCGCAATCACGTAATCATATTTTGGAGTCCGTGCGAACACTTAACAATATGGGGTCAACCATTATCTATACAAGTCATTACATGGAAGAAGTGGCTGCGATCAGTCATCGGGTGGCTATTATGGATCAAGGACATATCATCGCTTGTGGTACCGAGAAGGAATTGAGGGAGCGCGTAGCATCAACAGAAAAAATTGTACTTACTACCTCGGTCATTAATCCTGGTGCCATTGAAGAGATGAAACTTCATCCCCGTGTGAAGAATGTGGAAGTTGCTGACGACACCATTACGATTACAGTGCCTTCGGCGCAGCAGGATATGCAGGATATGCTTTTTATCTGTAACAAACATGACTTAGCTATTCAGTCCCTTCAAGTCGAAGAGCCTGATCTGGAAACATTGTTCCTTAATCTGACCGGACGTACGCTTCGAGACTAA
- a CDS encoding sensor histidine kinase, which translates to MPIRALQYGLILVPALLYILVLPQEQDGIYTFHILIAIGIAVGKDFTRADLPRLLLLIIEILWNCWLITQYGPFMLFLSISMLYVYIYRLDGVPRWLILGAQLIASNIALHKYYTTSTGSSPLLFSFQTNADSPLSPETTGWVIGNLLLVTVAVISWQGSRTASSRGQLEQVYDELRNKHYELQDARAQMVQFTKQLEDAAQAEERTRISRQLHDDIGHRLIRTKMMSEAALLTLPVDSEQGTEMVKQIRDQLAASMDDMRTTLHKLKPESYQADTYALDRLLEEVGRETGVKTSYRELGNAHVLYPSIQIVLYKNAKEAVTNALRHGNAKSIRVELQFRENEIQLTVSNDGQTNVESISGVSTVFTAEADKHNTGHSTSQSTQTQSTQAATLAGLGMGHESMRLRTQLVGGELQIQSTYPYTVITRLPLPRQADMI; encoded by the coding sequence ATGCCGATACGAGCACTTCAATACGGTCTCATTCTAGTTCCAGCGCTCTTGTACATCCTCGTACTGCCGCAAGAACAAGATGGAATCTATACGTTTCATATTCTTATTGCTATTGGGATCGCTGTGGGGAAAGATTTCACTCGTGCTGATCTACCAAGGCTATTGCTCCTGATCATTGAGATCCTATGGAACTGCTGGCTCATTACTCAATACGGCCCATTTATGCTGTTCCTTTCAATATCCATGCTTTATGTATATATTTATCGACTGGATGGAGTACCACGTTGGTTAATACTCGGAGCGCAACTCATCGCCAGCAATATCGCATTACATAAATACTACACAACGTCTACGGGCTCATCCCCTCTTCTATTCTCATTTCAAACGAATGCGGACTCCCCACTCTCTCCAGAAACTACAGGATGGGTTATCGGCAATCTGCTGTTGGTTACCGTTGCGGTAATCTCCTGGCAAGGCTCAAGGACTGCAAGTAGCCGTGGACAGCTAGAACAGGTATATGACGAGCTTCGCAATAAACATTATGAGCTTCAGGATGCACGTGCACAGATGGTACAATTCACGAAGCAACTGGAGGATGCGGCTCAAGCGGAAGAACGCACGCGAATTTCACGGCAGCTCCACGATGATATCGGACACCGCTTGATTCGCACTAAGATGATGTCCGAAGCAGCGCTCCTGACCCTCCCAGTGGATTCAGAACAAGGTACCGAGATGGTTAAACAAATTCGGGATCAACTCGCAGCAAGTATGGATGACATGCGTACAACGCTTCATAAGCTGAAGCCTGAGTCCTATCAAGCGGATACCTATGCGTTGGATCGTTTACTGGAAGAGGTCGGCCGTGAGACAGGTGTGAAGACAAGTTACCGGGAACTAGGCAATGCACATGTCCTGTATCCCAGCATACAGATCGTTTTATACAAAAATGCCAAAGAGGCCGTAACCAATGCTCTGCGACATGGGAATGCCAAGAGTATTCGGGTCGAACTGCAATTCCGGGAAAATGAAATTCAATTGACCGTTAGCAACGACGGACAGACCAATGTAGAATCTATTAGCGGAGTATCCACGGTGTTCACGGCTGAAGCCGACAAACACAATACCGGTCACAGTACGAGTCAATCAACACAAACACAGTCAACACAAGCAGCAACGCTTGCTGGACTAGGGATGGGACATGAAAGTATGCGTCTTCGCACACAACTGGTTGGCGGCGAATTACAGATTCAGTCCACCTATCCTTACACCGTCATTACGCGCCTTCCTCTGCCACGCCAAGCTGATATGATCTGA
- a CDS encoding response regulator transcription factor produces the protein MIEPNENNPAPHSGPTHSSYIRLILVDDDPFIRESLKVLIGLDPSITVTGTAGNGHEALALLDSGADADVILMDIRMPECDGVEGTKVIKTRYPDIRILMLTTFDDDEYIIQALQNGASGYLLKNVPPDRIIQGIKTVHRGDMLIHPDIASKLAGLLRPTPTPSAHDPLKSSGLTRMELSVAKAISEGLSNKEIAAKLFLSEGTVKNYVTDILGKLSLRDRTQIAIYILKK, from the coding sequence ATGATTGAACCCAACGAAAATAATCCAGCACCTCATTCTGGCCCAACACATTCTTCGTACATTCGGCTTATTCTGGTTGACGATGATCCCTTCATTCGCGAAAGCCTCAAGGTACTTATTGGACTCGATCCTTCGATCACAGTGACAGGAACAGCGGGCAACGGGCATGAGGCACTCGCTTTACTGGATTCAGGCGCAGATGCAGACGTTATCCTTATGGATATTCGCATGCCAGAATGTGACGGGGTGGAAGGTACGAAGGTTATTAAAACGCGTTACCCAGACATCCGTATTTTAATGCTGACAACGTTCGATGATGATGAATATATCATTCAAGCTCTGCAAAACGGGGCAAGTGGTTATTTGCTCAAAAATGTTCCGCCTGATCGGATTATTCAAGGAATTAAGACCGTTCATCGCGGGGACATGTTAATTCATCCCGATATTGCAAGCAAACTCGCCGGGCTGCTTCGCCCCACACCTACTCCTTCTGCACATGATCCATTGAAGTCCTCTGGACTAACACGAATGGAATTGTCTGTGGCAAAAGCCATCTCGGAGGGTCTGTCCAACAAAGAAATTGCCGCTAAGCTGTTCCTAAGCGAAGGAACGGTCAAAAACTATGTGACAGATATTCTTGGCAAGCTTAGTCTACGGGATCGGACTCAGATCGCTATCTACATATTAAAAAAATAA
- a CDS encoding PDZ domain-containing protein has product MEWAWPWLTTLGEALLQLFIQPFYYIAVILIALVYHRQLLQERKLFHVRLQSSITQTIRTVLGGILLGIIVSIISLFLGAHLTLSSVVCIWVATVFLALFRIRYLCFAYAAGLLGVVQFGLNLASDWQPTGWLGSSTEAIRALDMPALLVLAAILHLGEAMLLRMQGVSMASPLLFEGKRGKLVGGYQLLHFWPIPLLILVPVTGSGAELAWNPLMNAGNGYMLAALPIMLGFGEVTQSMLPGQKVQISAKRLLIYGTSLLGLSLLAAWWSPFMVVAALAAFIGHELLVWYSSFEEQHRSPVFVHPEHGLKVLGVIPDSPAAELGIEAGETIYKANGVMVHSPEELHRALRMNSAFCKLEVRNHQGESKFMQRAIYEGEHHQLGIIMAPDNHEAWAVQLRQHSLFHIVSLKVFARRKDQRSEGAPLALPAPTTGESGSVEM; this is encoded by the coding sequence ATGGAATGGGCTTGGCCATGGTTAACTACATTAGGGGAAGCATTGTTGCAGTTGTTTATTCAGCCGTTTTATTATATTGCGGTAATCCTGATTGCACTCGTCTATCATCGGCAATTGTTACAGGAGCGTAAATTGTTCCACGTTCGCCTACAAAGTTCAATAACCCAGACGATTCGAACTGTGCTGGGAGGAATTCTACTCGGTATAATTGTCTCGATCATTTCGTTGTTCCTTGGAGCGCACCTTACTCTAAGCAGTGTAGTGTGCATATGGGTGGCTACTGTGTTCTTGGCATTGTTCCGGATTCGGTACTTATGCTTCGCATACGCGGCTGGATTGCTCGGTGTAGTACAGTTTGGGCTGAACCTAGCTTCTGACTGGCAACCTACGGGATGGCTGGGCAGTTCTACCGAGGCGATTAGAGCCTTAGATATGCCTGCACTTCTTGTGCTAGCCGCGATTCTACACCTCGGGGAAGCAATGTTGTTAAGGATGCAGGGTGTTTCAATGGCATCACCACTACTCTTTGAAGGTAAACGAGGCAAGCTGGTCGGCGGGTATCAGTTGCTGCATTTTTGGCCTATTCCGCTGCTAATCCTTGTACCTGTGACAGGGAGTGGTGCAGAGCTGGCATGGAATCCGCTCATGAACGCAGGGAATGGATATATGCTGGCGGCTCTACCGATCATGCTTGGATTCGGTGAAGTGACCCAGAGCATGCTTCCAGGACAGAAAGTGCAGATCTCTGCCAAGAGGTTGCTGATCTACGGGACAAGTCTTCTAGGGTTAAGTCTTCTGGCTGCATGGTGGTCACCATTCATGGTCGTTGCGGCTTTGGCTGCATTCATTGGACATGAATTGTTGGTATGGTATAGCAGTTTCGAAGAACAGCATCGGAGTCCAGTGTTCGTTCACCCTGAACATGGTCTGAAAGTGCTGGGTGTTATTCCGGATAGCCCAGCGGCTGAACTAGGTATTGAAGCAGGAGAGACCATCTATAAGGCGAATGGGGTCATGGTCCATTCGCCTGAGGAATTGCACCGTGCCTTGCGTATGAACTCAGCCTTCTGCAAGCTTGAGGTTCGTAATCATCAAGGAGAGAGCAAGTTCATGCAACGTGCCATCTATGAAGGCGAGCATCATCAGCTTGGAATTATTATGGCTCCAGATAATCATGAGGCCTGGGCAGTTCAACTTCGGCAGCATTCTCTGTTCCATATTGTTAGCCTTAAGGTCTTCGCTCGTCGAAAAGATCAGCGCAGCGAAGGGGCACCACTCGCTCTGCCTGCTCCTACGACAGGGGAATCGGGTTCTGTAGAGATGTAA
- a CDS encoding S41 family peptidase, translating into MMKKRSALLLVIGALLGGSLLTLVLMSFPGMASPTTPGEGLLASVTGNTQQKNELKKIETAMDLISKNYYKDVDRTKLIDGAINGMMESLGDPYSNYMGQETAAQFEESIEGSFTGIGAEVSSQDGNVVVVSPIKGSPAEKAGIRAKDIIMSVNGETLQGLELNKAVNKIRGPKGSEAKVQVKRAGSTELIEFVIVRDDIDLETIYAHMEDNGVGVITITQFSLNTGERFKEELAKLEKQNMKGLIIDVRNDPGGVLQVVIEIAEQFVPKDKVIVQVEDKNGKKEQSKSNGSGKSYPITVLMNKGSASASEILAGALQQSAGATLIGENSFGKGTVQTSYDKQMGDGSLLKITIAKWLTPNGDWIHEKGIKPDIAVNQPDYFSVAPINKEKLPLKYDSNSTDVKSAQTMLRGLDFKPDRVDGYYDQKTEEAVKAFQKQKGIQATGEIDEKTAESLEAALIERIANPQYDAQLKRAIENVSKDISAAVSKP; encoded by the coding sequence ATGATGAAAAAAAGATCGGCGCTGCTGCTTGTCATTGGAGCCCTTCTCGGAGGAAGCTTACTTACATTGGTGTTAATGAGTTTTCCCGGCATGGCAAGTCCAACGACACCAGGTGAAGGCCTGTTAGCCAGTGTGACAGGTAATACACAGCAGAAGAACGAGCTGAAGAAGATTGAAACCGCGATGGATTTGATCTCCAAAAACTATTATAAAGACGTGGATCGAACCAAACTGATTGATGGTGCGATCAACGGAATGATGGAATCGCTTGGAGATCCATATTCCAACTATATGGGGCAGGAGACAGCAGCCCAGTTTGAGGAATCCATAGAGGGTTCATTTACTGGCATTGGTGCAGAGGTCTCGTCTCAGGATGGAAACGTGGTTGTTGTATCTCCAATCAAAGGATCACCAGCAGAGAAAGCTGGGATTCGGGCAAAAGATATCATCATGTCTGTCAACGGTGAAACGTTGCAAGGTCTGGAGCTAAATAAGGCCGTTAACAAAATCAGAGGCCCAAAAGGTAGTGAGGCGAAGGTACAGGTTAAACGCGCCGGATCTACCGAGCTGATTGAATTTGTCATTGTTCGGGACGACATTGATTTGGAGACGATCTATGCCCACATGGAAGATAATGGGGTGGGGGTTATCACCATCACACAATTCTCATTAAATACGGGTGAACGCTTCAAGGAAGAGTTAGCTAAGCTCGAGAAGCAGAACATGAAGGGTCTGATTATTGATGTGCGTAATGATCCAGGCGGTGTGCTGCAAGTCGTAATCGAAATTGCCGAGCAGTTTGTTCCAAAAGATAAGGTTATCGTTCAGGTTGAAGACAAGAACGGTAAGAAGGAACAAAGTAAGTCGAATGGCTCCGGTAAATCTTATCCGATCACTGTGCTGATGAACAAAGGTAGTGCAAGTGCATCCGAGATCTTGGCTGGAGCATTGCAACAATCCGCAGGCGCGACCTTGATCGGTGAGAACTCCTTCGGTAAAGGTACCGTACAGACGAGTTATGACAAGCAAATGGGTGACGGCAGCTTGCTGAAGATCACCATTGCAAAATGGCTCACACCGAACGGAGATTGGATTCATGAAAAAGGCATCAAGCCGGACATTGCGGTGAATCAACCGGATTACTTCTCGGTAGCACCGATAAATAAAGAGAAATTACCGCTGAAATATGACAGCAATAGCACGGATGTGAAAAGTGCGCAGACGATGCTGAGAGGACTTGATTTCAAGCCAGATCGAGTGGATGGATACTATGACCAGAAGACAGAAGAAGCGGTCAAAGCATTCCAGAAACAAAAAGGCATTCAGGCAACAGGCGAGATTGATGAGAAAACCGCAGAATCTCTAGAAGCGGCTCTGATTGAACGCATTGCCAATCCTCAATATGATGCACAGCTGAAGCGCGCGATCGAAAATGTCTCGAAGGATATTTCGGCTGCTGTGTCGAAGCCATAA